In Brachypodium distachyon strain Bd21 chromosome 2, Brachypodium_distachyon_v3.0, whole genome shotgun sequence, one genomic interval encodes:
- the LOC100841528 gene encoding serine/threonine-protein phosphatase PP1 has translation MMMTRASMGAMEGSAVDEVVRRLVEGGRSGRQVQLSEAEIRQLCVDAKRVLLSQPNLLRIHAPVKICGDIHGQFVDLLRLFDLGGYPPTSTYLFLGDYVDRGKQSLETICLLLAYKIRYPDKVFLLRGNHEDAKINRVYGFYDECKRRFNVRLWKIFSDCFNCLPIAALIDDKILCMHGGLSPELNDLDQIKDIERPAEIPDYGLLCDLLWSDPSPHGEGWGESDRGVSCTFGADKLVEFLEKNDLDLICRAHQVVEDGYEFFAQRRLVTIFSAPNYCGEFDNVGALLSIDENLMCSFQILKPTETGIPRVRRSIPNKPACGENS, from the exons atgatgatgacgcGGGCATCGATGGGGGCCATGGAGGGATCCGCGGTGGACGAGGTGGTACGGCGGCTGGTGGAGGGCGGTCGCAGCGGGCGGCAGGTTCAGCTGTCGGAGGCGGAAATCCGGCAGCTCTGCGTCGACGCCAAGCGGGTGCTCCTCTCCCAGCCCAACCTCCTCCGCATCCACGCCCCCGTCAAGATCTGCG GTGATATCCATGGTCAGTTTGTTGATCTGTTGAGGTTGTTTGATTTGGGTGGTTATCCTCCAACTTCCACTTACTTATTCCTCGGAGACTACGTAGATAGAGGCAAACAGAGTTTGGAAACTATATGCTTGCTGCTGGCATACAAAATAAGGTACCCTGACAAGGTTTTCCTGTTAAGGGGGAACCACGAAGATGCAAAAATCAACAGAGTTTATGGTTTCTATGATGAGTGCAAGAGGAGGTTCAACGTACGACTGTGGAAGATATTCTCTGATTGCTTCAACTGCCTGCCTATTGCAGCACTCATTGATGATAAGAtactatgcatgcatggtggccTGTCACCTGAACTGAATGATCTGGACCAAATAAAGGATATTGAGAGACCAGCTGAGATTCCTGATTATGGTCTCCTATGTGATTTGCTTTGGTCTGATCCTAGTCCCCATGGAGAAGGGTGGGGGGAGAGTGACAGAGGTGTTTCGTGTACGTTTGGTGCGGATAAGCTTGTAGAGTTTTTGGAGAAGAATGATCTTGACCTTATTTGCCGAGCACATCAG GTGGTAGAAGATGGTTACGAGTTCTTTGCACAGCGGAGATTAGTGACAATCTTCTCAGCCCCAAATTATTGTGGGGAATTCGATAATGTAGGTGCTCTGTTGAGCATAGATGAAAACCTAATGTGTTCATTTCAAATCTTGAAGCCAACGGAAACAGGCATACCACGTGTAAGGAGATCAATTCCAAATAAG CCAGCATGTGGGGAAAACTCCTGA
- the LOC104582742 gene encoding uncharacterized protein LOC104582742 yields the protein MGRKLPPFAPAGRKRKGPSFPTLSPCKLRRTTEASGWASLPTDLIHLVTSRLLSGDVVDYIPHEHGEAPPCAPPGPPRPTIQCTAAIRVLNPFTRDAVDLPSLGPVVHLVILCRLTMLNMNAAVCNSASSIAVVAWFPGTGVMLAAEPGRLNWEVLHKYVAFMSVLPYQGRLYATMADSREIMQLYPRSTHPVLAHVPNGFGEPMQCEFYLVESGGQVLLAVQYLTVAADPNSLQCFAYKVYTVDVDGRRPEPLSPVSSLGDRALFLSKHRCLSVSARDLPSVTGGSIYFSLFYHKDPSWFTRSGPA from the coding sequence ATGGGGAGAAAACTGCCCCCTTTTGCTCCGGCGGGGAGGAAGCGCAAAGGTCCCTCCTTTCCCACTCTCTCCCCCTGCAAGCTCCGGCGTACCACCGAGGCAAGTGGCTGGGCGTCTCTACCCACCGATCTAATCCACCTCGTCACCTCCCGCCTCCTGTCCGGCGACGTGGTAGACTACATTCCACACGAGCACGGCGAGGCGCCTCCGTGTGCCCCTCCCGGACCTCCGAGGCCGACGATCCAGTGCACCGCCGCGATCCGCGTGCTCAATCCCTTCACGCGGGACGCCGTCGACCTCCCTTCCCTCGGACCCGTAGTCCACCTGGTGATCTTGTGCCGGCTCACCATGCTCAACATGAACGCCGCCGTCTGCAACAGCGCGTCATCCATCGCCGTGGTGGCCTGGTTTCCAGGGACAGGCGTGATGCTTGCCGCCGAGCCTGGCCGCCTAAATTGGGAGGTCCTCCACAAATATGTTGCTTTTATGAGCGTCTTGCCCTACCAAGGACGGCTTTACGCCACCATGGCCGACTCCAGGGAGATCATGCAGCTGTACCCGAGATCAACCCACCCCGTGCTAGCTCATGTTCCCAATGGTTTCGGCGAGCCGATGCAGTGCGAGTTCTACCTGGTGGAGTCCGGTGGGCAAGTGCTGCTTGCTGTCCAATATTTAACTGTGGCCGCCGACCCAAACAGCCTCCAATGCTTTGCATACAAAGTATACACAGTGGACGtcgacggccgccgccctgAGCCGCTGAGCCCCGTGAGCTCCCTCGGCGACCGGGCTCTGTTCCTCAGCAAGCACCGCTGCCTGTCGGTCTCGGCCAGGGACCTCCCTTCCGTCACCGGCGGCTCCATCTACTTCTCTTTGTTCTATCACAAAGACCCGTCGTGGTTCACTCGCTCAGGACCGGCTTGA
- the LOC100846194 gene encoding kinesin-like protein KIN-13A, which produces MGDSSDAVMARWLQSAGLQHLAASSAAGGGGDQRGSGVGALGGGAGGAGMLPSLLMQGYGPQSIEEKQRLYMLLRSLNFNGESLPASVSEPYTPTAQNLASGNSLEGLYSPELRGELGAGLLDLHAMDDTGLLSEDADSEPFEPSPFMPKEIDDDEDDMLSGSQQGLADNYNAVTSEKESTTRENNVAKIKVVVRKRPLNRKELSRKEDDAVEVHDSSSLTVYEPKLKVDLTAYVEQHEFCFDAVLDEDVSNDEVYRETVEPIIPIIFKRTKATCFAYGQTGSGKTYTMQPLPLRAAQDMVRLLHQPVYRNQNFKLWLSYFEIYGGKLYDLLSDRRHLLMREDGKKQVCIVGLQEFEVSDVQIVKEYIERGNAARSTGSTGANEESSRSHAILQLAVKKHIVVTDTRRQRDRDANEAKNTKAVGKISFIDLAGSERGADTTDNDRQTRIEGAEINKSLLALKECIRALDNDQIHIPFRGSKLTEVLRDSFVGNSRTVMISCISPNAGSCEHTLNTLRYADRVKSLSKGGNTRKEQSSAPTISTMRESSSVEAEEIPNQVQERRPVDTSRRAVENFTSNSSMEPDRNSISMIPSYSNRGKEENGASSLNDRTGYNSKAQLVQNSSITQEEEKVTKVSPPRRKAYREDKSERQNNFTKKDSAAEISRPGYKVQQVRQLQQQQRPISASASQASSRQSEKESSCDDVEIDAILEEEEALIAAHRKEIENTMEIVREEMNLLAEVDQPGSLIDNYVTQLSFLLSRKAAGLVSLQARLSRFQHRLKEQEILSRKKSSR; this is translated from the exons ATGGGGGACTCGAGCGACGCCGTCATGGCGCGGTGGCTGCAGTCCGCGGGGCTGCAGcacctcgccgcctcctcggcggccggcggcggcggcgaccagcgCGGCTCCGGCGTCGGTGCCCTTGGGGGCGGCGCTGGTGGGGCAGGCATGCTGCCGAGTCTGCTCATGCAG GGTTATGGACCACAGTCCATTGAAGAGAAACAGAGATTATATATGCTGCTGAGAAGCTTGAATTTTAACGGAGAATCTTTGCCTGCATCAGTCTCTGAGCCCTACACACCAACGGCCCAGAACCTTGCCAGTGGGAATTCCCTAGAGGGGTTGTATTCACCTGAACTTAGAGGCGAACTTGGAGCTGGCCTTCTGGATCTGCATGCTATGGATGACACTGGGCTTCTTTCTGAG GATGCAGATTCGGAACCATTTGAGCCATCACCCTTTATGCCGAAGGaaattgatgatgatgaggatgatATGTTATCAGGAAGCCAGCAAGGTCTAGCAGATAACTATAATGCAGTGACGAGTGAAAAGGAGAGCACCACCAGGGAAAACAATGTAGCAAAGATCAAAGTTGTG GTAAGAAAGAGGCCTCTGAACAGAAAAGAGTTGTCTCGAAAGGAAGATGATGCCGTAGAGGTGCATGATTCGTCGTCTTTGACAGTTTACGAACCTAAGCTGAAG GTGGACTTGACAGCTTACGTGGAACAACatgaattttgttttgatgctGTCCTGGATGAGGATGTTTCTAATGATGAG GTGTATCGCGAGACAGTGGAACCCATTATACCAATAATATTCAAGAGAACAAAAGCGACATGTTTTGCTTATGGCCAAACAG GTAGTGGCAAGACATATACAATGCAACCTTTGCCTCTGAGAGCTGCACAAGACATGGTCCGTCTTTTGCATCAACCTGTCTATCGGAATCAAAACTTTAAGCTGTGGCTCAGCTACTTTGAGATATATGGTGGAAAACTCTATGATCTTCTATCTGACAGAAG ACACTTACTGATGAGAGAAGATGGCAAAAAACAAGTTTGCATCGTTGGTCTACAGGAATTTGAGGTTTCCGATGTCCAGATAGTCAAGGAATATATTGAGAGGGGAAATGCAGCGAGGAGTACAGGGTCAACAGGGGCCAATGAAGAATCATCCAGGTCACATGCCATCCTGCAACTAGCCGTGAAGAAACATATAGTCGTAACTGATACCAGGAGACAAAGGGACCGGGATGCTAATGAAGCTAAAAACACGAAGGCAGTGGGAAAAATATCTTTTATCGATCTTGCTGGAAGCGAACGTGGTGCTGATACAACAGACAATGATCGGCAGACAAG AATTGAAGGAGCAGAGATAAACAAGAGCCTTCTTGCTCTGAAGGAATGCATCCGGGCCCTTGACAATGATCAGATACACATTCCTTTCAGAGGAAGCAAGCTCACAGAGGTTCTCCGTGACTCATTTGTCGGCAATTCTAGGACGGTGATGATTTCATGCATTTCTCCAAATGCCGGTTCATGTGAACATACGTTAAATACATTGAGATATGCTGATAG GGTCAAAAGTCTTTCAAAGGGTGgcaacacaagaaaagagcagTCTAGTGCACCAACTATATCTACCATGAGGGAATCTTCATCAGTTGAAGCTGAAGAAATACCCAACCAGGTTCAGGAGAGGAGACCTGTTGATACATCTAGGAGGGCTGTGGAAAACTTTACCTCCAACTCTTCTATGGAGCCTGACAGGAATAGCATTAGCATGATTCCAAGTTATTCTAATagaggaaaggaagaaaatggtGCATCTTCTTTGAATGACAGAACTGGTTACAACAGTAAAGCACAGTTAGTTCAGAATTCATCAATTACCCAAGAAGAGGAAAAGGTTACAAAAGTTTCACCTCCTCGTAGAAAGGCTTATAGGGAAGACAAATCTGAAAGGCAAAACAACTTCACAAAGAAGGATAGTGCAGCTGAGATAAGCCGGCCCGGGTATAAGGTGCAGCAGGTAAGGCAGTtgcaacagcagcaacggccaatatctgcttcagcttctcaGGCTTCATCAAGGCAATCCGAAAAGGAAAGTTcttgtgatgatgtggagaTAGATGCAATTCTTGAG GAAGAGGAGGCCCTCATAGCAGCTCACAGGAAGGAAATTGAGAACACTATGGAGATTGTGCGGGAA GAGATGAACCTTTTGGCAGAAGTCGACCAACCTGGTAGCCTTATAGACAACTATGTAACACAGTTGAGCTTTCTTTTGTCACGCAAGGCTGCAGGCTTGGTCAGCCTCCAAGCACGCCTGTCGCGGTTTCAGCACCGCCTCAAAGAGCAGGAGATCCTTAGCCGTAAGAAGTCATCCAGATAA